A single Prevotella sp. E15-22 DNA region contains:
- a CDS encoding phosphorylcholine transferase LicD produces the protein MRKIEDIHELRQIQMGILDHVHQFCEAHDLRYFLSSGTLIGAVRHKGYIPWDDDIDIYMPREDYEQFLLSYHDDNGVYRAINPTTESHYYYTFAKVVDQRTRMVETETQGYEIGVYMDIFPVDYVSDDPQERNRVFKQKKLLYKIRRCKISQSNPLQSRLAYWVYKCWPMSVRQIERKLRRLIVLTEPTHTVCNMTEAGPRIKGCFPAEDIAESVDILFENKTYKTMVGYKDYLQRTYGDYMTLPPVEQRVTHQFEAYWKS, from the coding sequence ATGAGAAAGATAGAAGACATACACGAGTTGCGCCAGATTCAAATGGGCATTCTGGACCATGTGCATCAGTTTTGCGAGGCACATGACCTGCGATATTTCCTTTCCAGTGGCACGCTGATTGGTGCCGTGCGTCACAAGGGCTATATTCCCTGGGACGACGATATCGACATCTATATGCCGCGCGAGGACTACGAGCAATTCCTCCTGTCCTATCACGACGACAATGGCGTCTATCGCGCCATCAATCCCACCACGGAATCCCATTATTACTATACCTTTGCCAAGGTCGTCGACCAGCGCACGCGCATGGTCGAGACGGAAACCCAGGGCTACGAGATAGGCGTCTATATGGACATCTTCCCTGTCGACTATGTGTCCGACGATCCCCAGGAGCGCAATCGTGTCTTTAAGCAAAAGAAGCTGCTTTATAAGATTCGCCGTTGCAAAATCTCGCAGAGCAATCCCCTGCAGTCGCGCCTGGCCTATTGGGTCTATAAGTGTTGGCCCATGAGTGTGCGCCAGATAGAACGCAAGCTCCGCCGACTCATTGTGCTGACAGAGCCAACCCACACCGTATGCAATATGACCGAGGCAGGCCCCCGTATCAAGGGCTGTTTCCCTGCCGAGGATATCGCAGAGAGCGTCGATATCCTGTTCGAGAATAAGACCTACAAGACCATGGTGGGCTATAAAGATTACCTGCAGCGCACCTATGGCGACTACATGACCCTGCCACCCGTAGAGCAGCGCGTCACGCATCAGTTCGAGGCTTATTGGAAATCTTGA
- a CDS encoding DUF4290 domain-containing protein yields the protein MEIKGLDYNTQRESLLMPEYGREIQKMVDYATTLPTKEERLQCAKSIVRLMETKVPQMRENADFQQTLWDHLYLMSNKALDIDWPFDVSGAEKFHAKPAPMPLPQGGIHLRHYGKLVSELLDHLKDMPDGEEREELIRLTANQMKRDLVQWGHGSMDDEKVADDMARLTDGAVQLDLQHFIFERINQQEPQPKRNGKKRK from the coding sequence ATGGAAATTAAAGGATTGGACTACAACACCCAACGGGAATCACTGTTGATGCCCGAATACGGACGTGAGATACAAAAGATGGTGGATTACGCCACCACACTGCCAACAAAAGAAGAACGTTTGCAGTGTGCCAAGAGTATTGTACGACTGATGGAGACCAAGGTGCCACAAATGCGCGAGAATGCCGATTTTCAGCAGACACTCTGGGATCATCTCTATCTGATGAGCAACAAAGCCCTGGACATTGATTGGCCCTTTGACGTAAGTGGTGCTGAGAAATTCCATGCTAAGCCTGCGCCCATGCCTTTGCCCCAGGGTGGCATTCATCTGCGTCACTATGGCAAGTTGGTAAGCGAGTTGCTTGACCATCTGAAAGACATGCCTGATGGCGAAGAACGCGAGGAACTGATTCGATTGACCGCCAACCAGATGAAGCGCGACCTCGTACAGTGGGGACACGGTTCCATGGACGATGAAAAGGTGGCCGACGATATGGCCCGTTTGACAGACGGTGCCGTACAGCTGGACCTTCAGCATTTTATCTTCGAGCGCATTAACCAGCAGGAGCCTCAGCCTAAGCGCAATGGCAAAAAGCGCAAGTAA
- a CDS encoding acyltransferase family protein, whose product MDKVEIKKPRLEWLDALRGFTMILVVAYHVAIMGFGESWKNSSSIPFLMLFRMPLFFFVSGFLAYKASQVWNMRNFGTLVVKKIRVQIVPTVFFFLFATAIFNKDFFVGLMDNLGASMKGGYWFTLVLLYMFLIYYPFAYLDSIIKRFLPAGWGWLPIVVFFLLSLCVYETNYLPQEFEWAMGSKLPKTQVTDFLTYSSMDQLLLYFPFFLYGNIVHRYWDKAQQVMDSKWFFPMLTFIVIFAAMDALKWHMLKSIWAVIPLTLARFMLLTITFMYFRCYQQYFTKLSPIGVSLQYIGRRTLDIYLIHFLFLPNLPQVGSYFNAHSHNFVIDTTLSVLVGLIVIGFCCITSNILRISPIFKKWLFGRS is encoded by the coding sequence ATGGATAAAGTTGAGATAAAGAAACCGCGCCTGGAGTGGCTAGACGCGCTCCGAGGTTTTACGATGATTCTTGTTGTGGCCTATCACGTGGCCATCATGGGTTTTGGCGAGTCATGGAAAAATTCTTCCTCTATCCCGTTCCTCATGCTGTTTCGCATGCCGCTGTTCTTCTTCGTCAGCGGCTTCCTGGCCTATAAGGCCTCACAGGTGTGGAACATGCGCAACTTCGGCACACTGGTCGTCAAGAAAATCAGGGTGCAGATAGTGCCCACGGTGTTCTTCTTCCTCTTTGCCACCGCCATCTTCAACAAAGACTTCTTCGTTGGGTTGATGGACAATCTGGGCGCTTCGATGAAGGGCGGCTATTGGTTCACGCTCGTCCTGCTCTACATGTTCCTCATCTATTATCCCTTTGCCTATCTCGACAGCATCATCAAGCGATTCCTGCCAGCAGGGTGGGGCTGGCTTCCCATTGTCGTGTTCTTCCTGCTGTCGCTGTGTGTCTACGAAACCAACTATCTGCCCCAGGAGTTTGAGTGGGCCATGGGCTCTAAGCTGCCCAAGACGCAGGTCACCGATTTCCTCACCTATAGCAGTATGGACCAGCTGCTGCTCTATTTCCCCTTCTTCCTTTATGGCAACATCGTGCATCGTTATTGGGACAAGGCACAACAGGTGATGGACAGCAAGTGGTTCTTCCCCATGCTCACCTTCATCGTCATCTTTGCCGCCATGGATGCCTTGAAGTGGCATATGCTCAAAAGCATTTGGGCCGTCATCCCCTTGACGCTGGCGCGCTTCATGCTGCTCACCATCACCTTCATGTATTTCCGCTGCTATCAGCAGTACTTCACCAAGCTGTCGCCCATTGGCGTCTCGTTGCAGTATATAGGCCGACGCACGCTCGATATCTATCTCATCCACTTCCTCTTCCTGCCCAATCTGCCGCAGGTAGGATCCTATTTCAACGCCCATTCCCATAACTTTGTCATCGACACCACGCTGTCGGTTCTTGTGGGCCTCATTGTCATAGGCTTCTGCTGCATCACGTCAAACATCCTGCGCATCAGTCCTATATTCAAGAAATGGCTGTTTGGTCGCTCTTAG
- the nadD gene encoding nicotinate (nicotinamide) nucleotide adenylyltransferase has translation MKRIGIFGGSFNPIHNGHIALAQAVLRQCALDEVWLMVSPQNPLKRHDADLLDDHLRLEMAQIALEGVEGVKACDYEFRLPKPSYTWNTLQHLSKDYPDCTFSLLIGGDNWAHFQRWRNWQEIMAHHEVIAYPRDEYPGTIDLPLIDLSSTEIRQRLRNGESIDDLVPQSIIPLVKKYYC, from the coding sequence ATGAAACGTATAGGCATCTTTGGTGGCAGTTTTAACCCGATTCACAACGGACACATTGCCTTAGCACAGGCCGTGCTAAGGCAATGTGCGTTAGATGAGGTATGGCTCATGGTGTCGCCACAGAATCCCCTGAAGCGTCATGATGCCGATTTGTTGGACGACCATCTGCGATTGGAGATGGCACAAATAGCCTTGGAGGGCGTCGAGGGCGTGAAAGCTTGCGATTATGAGTTCCGTTTACCCAAGCCCTCTTATACATGGAACACCTTACAGCACCTGAGTAAGGACTATCCTGACTGCACTTTTTCTTTGTTGATAGGCGGCGACAACTGGGCACATTTTCAGCGTTGGCGCAACTGGCAGGAGATTATGGCGCATCATGAGGTGATTGCTTATCCGCGTGATGAATATCCAGGCACCATCGATTTGCCTTTGATTGATTTGAGCAGTACGGAGATACGTCAGCGCCTCAGGAATGGTGAGTCGATTGACGACCTCGTTCCTCAATCCATTATTCCACTCGTGAAGAAGTATTATTGCTAA
- a CDS encoding YicC/YloC family endoribonuclease, producing the protein MIQSMTGYGKVVVVFKDKKISAEIKSLNSKQLDLQTRIAPLYREKEMEIRQLIAATLERGKVDFSLWIEKDAGVDATPVNAALVENYYYQLKDVAQKVGIPEPQDWMYTLTRMPDVLTKTEQEELTDDEWAAARKAVEGAIAALVDFRKQEGAALEKKFGEKIDNIERLLAEIEPFEKSRVEKIRQRIVDGLQQIPGVDYDKNRLEQELIYYIEKLDISEEKQRLTNHLKYFRETMRDGHGQGKKLGFIAQEMGREINTTGSKSNQAEMQNIVVQMKDELEQIKEQVLNAL; encoded by the coding sequence ATGATACAATCAATGACAGGCTACGGCAAGGTGGTCGTAGTGTTTAAGGACAAGAAAATCAGTGCGGAAATAAAGTCGCTTAACTCAAAACAGCTTGACCTGCAGACACGTATTGCTCCCCTGTATCGTGAAAAGGAGATGGAGATTCGTCAGCTTATAGCTGCTACTCTCGAACGCGGAAAGGTTGACTTCAGTCTCTGGATTGAGAAGGATGCTGGAGTTGATGCAACGCCTGTAAATGCAGCATTGGTAGAGAACTATTATTACCAGTTGAAGGATGTGGCCCAGAAAGTTGGTATTCCTGAGCCGCAGGATTGGATGTACACGCTGACCCGTATGCCCGATGTCCTGACAAAGACCGAGCAGGAGGAACTGACCGATGACGAATGGGCAGCAGCGCGTAAGGCTGTTGAAGGAGCCATCGCAGCACTTGTTGACTTCCGTAAGCAAGAAGGCGCAGCCTTAGAGAAGAAGTTCGGCGAGAAGATTGATAATATTGAACGTTTGCTGGCAGAGATCGAACCTTTCGAGAAGAGTCGTGTAGAGAAGATTCGTCAGCGCATCGTTGACGGACTGCAGCAGATTCCTGGTGTAGACTACGATAAGAACCGTTTGGAACAGGAACTCATCTACTATATTGAGAAACTGGATATCAGTGAAGAGAAACAGCGTCTGACCAATCACTTGAAGTATTTCCGTGAGACAATGCGTGATGGACATGGACAGGGCAAAAAGCTTGGATTCATTGCTCAGGAGATGGGTCGTGAAATCAATACCACTGGTTCAAAATCCAATCAGGCCGAGATGCAGAATATTGTCGTCCAGATGAAGGACGAACTGGAGCAGATTAAGGAACAGGTGCTAAATGCCCTTTAG
- a CDS encoding lipopolysaccharide biosynthesis protein — MDNLKEKTAKGLFWGALNNGTIQVLNVLIGIMLGRKLSPEEWAPIGMIAIFSAIAGNLQSSGFSTAIVNMKAPTSNDYNAVFWFNTLVSAIVYLVLFACAPWIAWFFEQPCLTDLSRFIFLAFFISSFGISTNAYMMKNMMQREMTIVGVTALIISGITAIILAFQGYSYWSLAWQQVINAFVLVVGRWVFVKWRPSFKVDFTPIRRTFRFSMNILITMIINTVNNHILTFVFGKLFTRTPQVVGNFFQAFKWDTMAYQTVGGTIEQVAQPVLVNLRDNEDESREVRVFRKMMRFTAFLAFPAMFGLSLVSEEFILATIGQKWIDCVPLLRVLCIGGAFMPFYSLYKNLIISQGRADLNMWLNISQIVLQFVLIFATYQQGILMVVYAYSILNVVWLLAWQFFAHRMIGLRLVHVLKDTLPFALISGAVMVASHFATMQFDNVYLLLTLRIVMAAVLYVGVMKLLRVKIMDECIKFLFKKTSK, encoded by the coding sequence ATGGATAACCTGAAAGAAAAAACAGCCAAAGGACTCTTCTGGGGCGCGTTGAACAATGGCACTATCCAGGTGCTCAACGTGCTCATCGGCATCATGCTGGGTCGTAAGTTGTCGCCTGAGGAGTGGGCGCCCATCGGTATGATTGCCATCTTTTCGGCTATCGCAGGCAACCTGCAGTCGAGCGGTTTTTCTACTGCCATCGTCAACATGAAGGCCCCGACGAGCAACGACTATAATGCGGTGTTCTGGTTCAACACGCTGGTCAGCGCCATCGTCTATCTTGTGCTCTTTGCCTGTGCCCCCTGGATAGCCTGGTTCTTTGAGCAGCCTTGTCTCACGGATCTTTCGCGTTTCATCTTCCTGGCGTTCTTCATCTCGTCGTTTGGCATCTCGACCAATGCCTATATGATGAAAAACATGATGCAACGCGAGATGACCATCGTCGGTGTCACGGCACTCATCATATCGGGCATCACGGCCATCATACTGGCTTTCCAAGGCTATTCCTATTGGAGCTTGGCGTGGCAACAGGTGATCAACGCCTTCGTACTGGTGGTGGGAAGATGGGTGTTTGTGAAATGGCGCCCCAGCTTCAAGGTGGACTTCACCCCTATTCGTCGGACGTTCCGTTTCTCGATGAATATCCTCATCACGATGATTATCAACACCGTGAACAACCATATCCTGACGTTTGTCTTCGGCAAGCTCTTCACGCGGACGCCACAGGTGGTGGGCAACTTCTTCCAGGCATTCAAGTGGGACACGATGGCCTATCAGACCGTGGGTGGAACCATTGAACAGGTGGCACAGCCTGTGTTGGTGAACCTTCGAGATAATGAGGACGAGAGTCGCGAGGTGCGCGTATTTCGCAAGATGATGCGCTTTACGGCCTTCCTGGCATTCCCTGCCATGTTCGGCCTGTCGCTGGTGTCGGAGGAGTTTATCCTGGCCACCATTGGCCAAAAATGGATTGACTGTGTGCCCCTGCTGCGCGTGCTCTGCATCGGCGGTGCCTTCATGCCGTTCTATTCGCTCTATAAGAATCTGATTATCAGTCAGGGACGTGCCGACCTGAACATGTGGCTGAACATCTCGCAGATCGTCTTGCAGTTTGTCCTCATCTTCGCCACCTATCAGCAGGGCATCCTCATGGTGGTCTATGCCTACTCCATTCTCAACGTGGTTTGGCTGTTGGCGTGGCAGTTCTTTGCTCACAGGATGATTGGACTGAGGCTGGTGCATGTGCTGAAAGACACCCTCCCCTTTGCCTTGATTTCTGGTGCCGTCATGGTGGCCTCGCATTTTGCCACCATGCAGTTTGACAACGTCTATCTGCTCTTGACGCTCCGCATTGTGATGGCTGCCGTACTCTATGTTGGCGTCATGAAACTGCTACGTGTGAAGATCATGGACGAGTGCATCAAATTCCTTTTCAAGAAAACAAGCAAGTAG
- a CDS encoding GNAT family N-acetyltransferase → MNIKEIDNCTPALTEQLLRIWENAVRRTHTFLPEDEIMRIKGYIPEIIQTVGHLLVSMDEDEVPIAFIGIDRRRIEMLFVDADRRGQGIGSLLVRYATDHFGADEVTVNEQNPQAIGFYEHMGFHTYKRTDLDEQGSPYPLLYMNNK, encoded by the coding sequence ATGAACATAAAGGAGATTGATAACTGTACACCAGCCCTTACGGAACAACTGTTGAGGATATGGGAGAATGCTGTCCGACGGACGCATACATTTCTGCCTGAAGACGAAATCATGCGCATCAAGGGCTATATCCCCGAAATTATTCAAACAGTCGGGCATTTGCTTGTAAGTATGGATGAGGACGAAGTACCCATCGCTTTTATAGGTATTGACAGGCGTAGGATAGAAATGCTGTTCGTTGATGCAGACCGACGTGGGCAGGGCATAGGCAGCCTTCTTGTCCGCTATGCCACCGACCACTTTGGCGCAGACGAGGTAACCGTGAACGAGCAGAACCCGCAAGCCATCGGATTCTATGAACACATGGGCTTTCATACCTATAAGCGTACAGATCTCGATGAACAAGGCTCACCTTATCCTTTGCTGTATATGAATAATAAGTAA
- the gmk gene encoding guanylate kinase produces MKGKMLIVSAPSGSGKSTIVQWLMKEHPELKLYFSISCTSRAPRGSEQNGVEYFFLTPEEFKAKIQNDEFLEYEEVYQDRFYGTLKQQVENQRNQGQNVVFDVDVKGGINIKKYYGDEALSLFIQPPSVEELRRRLEGRATDTPEAIAERLAKAEYEMTFASQFDHIIVNDDLETAKQETLRIVKAFLR; encoded by the coding sequence ATGAAAGGCAAGATGTTAATCGTTTCTGCTCCCAGTGGCAGTGGTAAGAGCACCATCGTTCAGTGGCTGATGAAGGAGCATCCGGAGTTGAAGCTCTATTTCTCAATCTCCTGCACCAGTCGTGCCCCACGTGGCTCCGAGCAGAATGGGGTGGAATATTTCTTCCTGACGCCAGAGGAATTCAAGGCCAAGATTCAGAACGATGAGTTCTTGGAATATGAGGAGGTTTATCAGGATCGTTTCTATGGCACCCTGAAACAGCAGGTGGAGAACCAGCGTAACCAAGGACAGAATGTGGTGTTCGACGTTGATGTGAAGGGTGGCATCAATATTAAGAAGTATTATGGCGATGAGGCTTTGAGCCTGTTTATCCAACCTCCCTCTGTTGAGGAACTGCGTCGTCGCCTGGAAGGACGCGCCACGGATACGCCAGAAGCCATTGCCGAGCGCTTGGCCAAGGCTGAATATGAGATGACCTTTGCTTCACAGTTTGACCATATCATCGTGAATGATGACTTGGAGACTGCTAAGCAAGAGACTTTGAGAATTGTGAAAGCTTTCTTGAGATGA
- a CDS encoding Vat family streptogramin A O-acetyltransferase, whose protein sequence is MSIINRPNPNKAFPNPNIPSLCFIKNVVKNPRIIIGDYTYYDDVDGADQFEKHVTHFYDFIGDKLIIGKFCAIAKGIEFVMNGANHRMDGVTTYPFYIMGGDWGSAIAPVKDELPLKGDTVVGNDVWIGQNVTVMPGVHIGDGAIIGTNSVVASDIPPYSIAAGNPCRVIRKRFDDEFIVYLQELKWWDWDIEKIEANFKALSSGDLSLIRTIEK, encoded by the coding sequence ATGAGCATAATTAACAGACCCAACCCTAACAAGGCTTTCCCAAATCCCAACATCCCAAGCCTCTGCTTCATCAAGAATGTGGTGAAGAATCCACGTATCATTATAGGAGATTACACCTACTATGACGATGTGGATGGTGCAGACCAGTTTGAGAAGCACGTCACGCACTTCTACGATTTTATCGGCGACAAGCTGATAATAGGCAAGTTTTGCGCCATTGCCAAGGGCATTGAATTCGTTATGAATGGCGCCAATCATAGAATGGACGGAGTGACCACATATCCGTTCTATATTATGGGAGGTGACTGGGGCAGCGCAATAGCACCTGTCAAGGATGAGTTGCCGCTTAAGGGAGATACTGTAGTCGGCAATGATGTCTGGATTGGTCAGAATGTGACAGTGATGCCTGGTGTTCATATCGGCGACGGAGCCATTATCGGAACAAACTCTGTAGTTGCCTCTGACATTCCTCCGTATTCTATTGCCGCAGGTAATCCCTGCAGGGTAATCCGCAAGCGTTTCGATGACGAATTTATTGTCTACCTTCAGGAATTGAAATGGTGGGATTGGGACATTGAAAAGATTGAGGCTAACTTTAAGGCCTTATCGAGTGGCGATCTTTCACTGATTAGAACTATTGAAAAATGA
- a CDS encoding glycosyltransferase family 2 protein yields MEISIIIPVYNKEAYVERCLRQLMMQDFNSFEVIAVDDGSTDASGRICDRMASEDQRIRVVHTKNGGVTAARRRGLEEARGRYIMFVDSDDELQAGALSVMHKTIEETGADEVIATYHDQYGRLYDTGRRGWIEDKGIIIDLLAKRLGVCVLWGIIFRRELLEGCMDTPSEIRSGEDIMMQIKCLVKRPKVYFIGTPIYMYNMGLPNNRRLEVGVERLYDEVLRKTLLPRWDEFKDFFTLHQLKMYENFVDTRQWRARKDYYDEIRPRINSSHPLADRIAFFLPPCISFLLVHYYKKWLVWRKSH; encoded by the coding sequence ATGGAAATATCCATCATCATACCTGTCTATAACAAGGAGGCATACGTGGAACGATGTCTTCGCCAACTGATGATGCAGGACTTCAACAGCTTTGAGGTGATTGCCGTTGACGATGGCAGCACCGACGCATCAGGCCGCATCTGCGACAGGATGGCCAGTGAAGACCAGCGCATCCGCGTGGTCCACACGAAGAATGGTGGTGTGACAGCAGCACGTCGCAGGGGACTGGAGGAAGCTCGGGGCCGATATATCATGTTCGTAGATTCTGACGACGAACTACAGGCTGGGGCTCTGAGTGTGATGCACAAGACGATAGAAGAGACTGGCGCCGATGAGGTGATAGCCACCTATCACGACCAATATGGGCGACTCTATGACACAGGACGACGCGGATGGATTGAGGACAAGGGCATCATCATCGACCTGCTGGCCAAGCGTCTTGGGGTATGCGTCCTTTGGGGCATCATCTTCCGCCGTGAGTTACTTGAAGGATGCATGGACACGCCGTCAGAGATTCGTTCGGGCGAGGATATCATGATGCAGATAAAATGCCTTGTGAAGCGTCCAAAGGTTTATTTTATTGGCACGCCCATCTATATGTATAACATGGGATTGCCCAACAACAGAAGGTTGGAGGTTGGCGTTGAGCGTTTGTATGACGAGGTGCTACGAAAGACGCTTCTGCCACGATGGGACGAGTTTAAGGACTTTTTTACATTGCATCAGTTGAAGATGTACGAGAACTTCGTTGACACCAGACAATGGCGTGCCCGCAAAGACTATTACGACGAGATACGGCCACGCATCAACAGCAGTCACCCTTTGGCAGACCGCATTGCGTTCTTCCTTCCCCCATGCATCAGTTTCCTGTTGGTGCACTACTACAAGAAATGGTTAGTTTGGAGGAAGTCACACTAA
- the tsaB gene encoding tRNA (adenosine(37)-N6)-threonylcarbamoyltransferase complex dimerization subunit type 1 TsaB, translated as MSCILHIETSTQVCSVAVSEDSQVIFQQEDHSGPNHAERLGTMVDEALSFTDNHAIPFDAVAVSCGPGSYTGLRIGVSMAKGICYGRNLKLIAVPTLELLCVPVLLREVVKEENALLCPMIDARRMEVYAGIYDRGLHEIRPTGADIVNAETYKEWLDERPVYFFGNGAAKCLKKSGLADDNTSAINHPNAHLIEGIEPLAKWMQPLAERRLINGQTEDVAYFEPFYLKDYVAKMPKKMI; from the coding sequence ATGTCGTGCATACTACATATTGAGACCAGCACACAAGTGTGCTCGGTGGCCGTCTCGGAAGACTCTCAGGTCATTTTTCAGCAAGAAGATCATAGCGGTCCTAACCATGCAGAGCGTTTGGGAACGATGGTAGATGAGGCTCTCTCGTTTACCGACAACCACGCCATACCCTTTGATGCAGTGGCTGTTAGCTGCGGCCCCGGCTCGTACACGGGATTACGCATTGGCGTGTCAATGGCGAAAGGCATCTGCTATGGCAGAAATCTAAAGCTCATTGCCGTTCCCACATTGGAACTGCTGTGTGTGCCTGTGCTATTGCGTGAGGTTGTCAAGGAAGAGAATGCCTTGTTATGCCCCATGATTGATGCCCGTCGCATGGAGGTATATGCAGGCATATACGACCGTGGTCTACATGAGATTCGTCCCACTGGCGCTGACATTGTCAATGCAGAGACCTACAAGGAGTGGCTCGACGAGCGCCCCGTATATTTCTTTGGAAACGGAGCTGCCAAGTGCCTCAAAAAAAGCGGCTTAGCCGACGACAATACGTCGGCTATCAACCACCCCAACGCTCACCTTATCGAGGGTATTGAACCTCTGGCCAAGTGGATGCAGCCTCTGGCAGAGCGTCGCCTCATCAATGGACAGACCGAGGACGTGGCCTATTTTGAGCCATTCTATCTCAAGGACTATGTTGCAAAAATGCCTAAAAAAATGATTTAA
- a CDS encoding beta-1,6-N-acetylglucosaminyltransferase, whose product MKIAFLLSAFTDAPHLQRLIDSLPSDSDCYIHIDASFDQTPFVEATQRCGQRSGSVTFIENRVRVMWGSFTQVRFQMEMIRAALTEKAYDYLFMLSAQDYPVWSNQRMMQYLEENKGKNFLQGMSMAELPHSETYEYTRYRFLNNKPWRYGTLKSKFRVALRKICEPFLKKPLVFEADGKTYSLYKGSDYFAITGELAAYLLETYDQSPELRRYFTNSFAPSETFAHTVAFNSRFADSCMLTKGPVKKLEQLTPLTYIEYGQKIKILTEADYDSIMASGKMLCRKTVTGESDRLMDMIDKQRQHG is encoded by the coding sequence ATGAAAATTGCCTTCTTACTGTCGGCTTTTACAGATGCGCCACATCTGCAACGACTCATAGACAGTCTGCCTTCAGACAGCGACTGCTACATCCATATTGATGCCAGCTTTGACCAAACGCCATTCGTCGAAGCCACGCAGAGATGCGGGCAGCGCAGTGGTTCCGTCACGTTTATTGAGAACCGCGTCAGGGTGATGTGGGGCAGTTTCACGCAGGTGCGCTTCCAAATGGAGATGATCAGGGCTGCCCTCACTGAGAAGGCCTACGATTATCTGTTTATGCTCAGTGCCCAGGACTATCCTGTGTGGAGCAACCAGAGGATGATGCAGTATCTGGAGGAAAACAAAGGGAAGAACTTCCTGCAGGGTATGAGTATGGCTGAGTTGCCACACAGCGAGACCTACGAATATACCCGCTATCGTTTCTTGAACAACAAGCCATGGCGCTATGGCACACTGAAGAGTAAGTTCAGGGTGGCATTGAGAAAGATCTGTGAACCCTTTCTGAAAAAACCTTTGGTTTTCGAGGCTGACGGCAAGACATACAGTCTTTACAAAGGCTCGGACTATTTTGCCATCACGGGTGAACTGGCAGCCTACTTGCTGGAGACCTATGACCAGAGTCCCGAGCTGCGCCGTTATTTCACCAACAGTTTTGCACCGAGCGAGACCTTTGCCCATACGGTGGCCTTCAACTCAAGATTTGCCGACAGTTGCATGCTGACCAAAGGACCCGTGAAAAAGTTGGAGCAACTGACGCCCCTCACCTATATTGAATATGGGCAGAAGATTAAGATACTGACAGAGGCCGACTACGACAGCATCATGGCCAGCGGCAAGATGCTCTGTAGGAAAACGGTGACTGGCGAGAGTGACCGATTGATGGATATGATTGACAAGCAACGACAGCATGGATAA